The following are from one region of the Staphylococcus schleiferi genome:
- the opp3C gene encoding oligopeptide ABC transporter permease: MSNEERNLPKDDYSGATVAQTSGIMNEDFVRTGAPDGSEQEFQREGRTFWQDAWSQLTRNKLAVVGMIGLVIIILFALIGPLLNSHDFAEQDVQRRNLPPKIAVLDKVPFLPFTGEGVDGNAYDKAHVKENFWFGTDQLGRDLWSRTWQGAQVSLFIGFVAAFLDIFIGVIYGAISGYFGGRVDYIMQRFIEIISSIPTLIVVILFVLIFEPSIWTIILAMTITGWIGMSRVVRGEFLKLKNQEFVLASRTLGTSDFRLIFKHILPNTLGAIIVTSMFTVPNAIFFEAFLSFIGIGVPAPRTSLGSLVNEGRAMLLIHPHELFIPAIILSLLILFFYLFSDGLRDAFDPKMRK; this comes from the coding sequence AACGCAATTTACCAAAAGACGATTATTCAGGTGCAACGGTTGCTCAAACTTCAGGGATTATGAATGAAGATTTCGTTCGCACTGGCGCGCCAGACGGAAGTGAGCAAGAGTTTCAAAGAGAAGGTCGCACATTTTGGCAAGACGCTTGGTCGCAACTGACTCGAAATAAATTGGCTGTAGTCGGTATGATTGGGCTAGTCATTATTATTTTATTTGCATTAATAGGTCCATTATTGAATAGCCACGATTTTGCTGAACAAGATGTTCAACGACGTAACTTACCACCTAAAATTGCTGTATTAGATAAAGTGCCGTTTTTACCATTCACTGGTGAAGGTGTCGATGGTAACGCATATGATAAAGCACATGTTAAAGAAAATTTTTGGTTCGGTACAGATCAATTAGGACGTGACTTATGGTCTCGTACTTGGCAAGGGGCTCAAGTTTCATTATTTATTGGTTTTGTAGCTGCCTTTTTAGATATTTTTATTGGTGTCATATACGGGGCGATTTCTGGTTATTTTGGAGGCCGCGTCGATTATATTATGCAACGGTTTATTGAAATTATTTCATCTATTCCAACATTAATCGTTGTTATTTTATTCGTATTAATCTTTGAACCATCTATTTGGACGATTATTTTAGCGATGACCATTACCGGATGGATAGGCATGAGCCGTGTTGTACGTGGCGAATTCTTAAAATTGAAAAATCAAGAGTTTGTATTGGCTTCTCGTACACTTGGAACATCCGATTTCAGATTAATTTTTAAACATATTTTGCCTAACACGTTAGGTGCGATCATTGTAACATCAATGTTTACAGTGCCTAATGCGATATTCTTCGAAGCGTTTTTAAGCTTTATCGGTATCGGGGTCCCTGCACCTAGAACTTCACTCGGTTCACTTGTAAATGAGGGGCGTGCAATGTTACTTATTCACCCGCATGAATTATTTATTCCGGCAATCATTTTAAGTTTATTAATCTTATTCTTCTATCTCTTTAGTGATGGATTACGTGATGCATTTGACCCTAAAATGCGTAAATAA